In Rutidosis leptorrhynchoides isolate AG116_Rl617_1_P2 chromosome 2, CSIRO_AGI_Rlap_v1, whole genome shotgun sequence, one genomic interval encodes:
- the LOC139893994 gene encoding WD40 repeat-containing protein HOS15-like produces the protein MININSQELNYLVYRYLHESGFTHTAFTLGYEASLNKSTIDGNLVPPGALVTFVQKGIQYLELEANLTCNDSDIDEDFSFIQPIDLITKDVYELQQMIKEKKQSLQKGKNREKNKENSTSTRDHEQEHAREKEKELAKEREMEIEKEHVREREKERREKEKEAERQHQREREKKIELEHQREKEREKLSRERERELEKEKMEKDREREKDKGKNKEKKNMDEDKMRVKPEESGTAEVGPEPMEIDLKTSSSSMIPSSDVTVLEGHTSEVFVCAWSPAGSLLASGSGDSTARIWKINDGPCSSNAQKGPLDVTVLKHLRGRTNDKSKDVTTLDWNGEGTLLATGSYDGQARIWSKDGELVSTLTKHKGPIFSLKWNKKGDYLLSGSVDKTAIVWDIKTGEWKQQFEFHTAPTLDVDWRNNVSFATCSTDNMIYVCKVGDNHPVKTFAGHQGEVNAIKWDPTGSLLASCSDDSTAKVWSLKQDTCVHDLKEHTKEIYTIRWSPTGPGTINPNQKLVLASASFDSTIKLWDVETGNLLHSLVAHGDPVYSVAFSPNGEYLASGSLDKCLHIWSVKEAKVVKTYTGSGGIFEVCWNKEGDKIGACFSNNVVCILDFRM, from the exons GTTTCACGCATACTGCATTCACATTAGGTTACGAGGCTTCACTGAATAAAAGTACAATAGATGGAAATTTAGTTCCACCTGGTGCTCTTGTTACATTTGTCCAGAAAGGGATTCAATATCTTGAACTTGAAGCTAACCTAACATGC AATGATTCCGACATCGATGAAGATTTCTCTTTTATACAACCTATCGATCTTATCACAAAGGATGTTTATGAATTACAACAAATGATAaaagaaaagaagcaaagtcttcaaAAAGGTAAAAACAGAGAAAAGAACAAGGAGAATAGTACTTCAACACGGGACCATGAACAAGAACATGctagagaaaaagaaaaagaactTGCTAAAGAAAGAGAGATGGAAATCGAGAAGGAACATGTTCGAGAAAGAGAAAAGGAACGCCGAGAAAAGGAGAAAGAAGCGGAGCGTCAACATCAACGTGAACGAGAAAAGAAAATCGAACTCGAACATCAACGAGAAAAAGAGAGGGAAAAACTGTCAAGGGAGAGAGAACGGGAGTTGGAGAAAGAGAAGATGGAAAAGGATAGGGAAAGGGAAAAAGATAAGGGTAAAAATAAAGAAAAGAAGAACATGGATGAGGATAAGATGCGAGTCAAACCTGAAGAAAGTGGGACCGCAGAAG TTGGACCAGAACCAATGGAAATTGACTTAAAAACATCTTCGTCTTCAATGATTCCCAGCTCTGATGTGACAGTGTTAGAAGGTCATACTTCTGAG GTTTTTGTATGTGCATGGAGTCCAGCTGGTTCTCTTTTGGCATCTGG GTCTGGTGATTCGACAGCGCGAATTTGGAAAATTAATGATGGGCCTTGCAGCTCTAATGCACAAAAGGGTCCCTTAGATGTTACTGTTTTGAAACACCTCAGAGGTAGAACTAATGATAAGAGCAAGGACGTAACTACACTTGACTGGAAT GGTGAAGGGACACTTCTTGCAACTGGTTCTTATGATGGGCAAGCCAGAATATGGAGTAAAGATG GGGAGCTGGTAAGTACGTTAACAAAACATAAAGGGCCGATATTTTCATTGAAGTGGAACAAGAAAGGCGACTATCTTCTAAGTGGCAGTGTCGACAAAACTGCAATTGTATGGGACATTAAGACTGGAGAATGGAAGCAACAGTTTGAATTTCATACAG CTCCTACACTTGATGTTGACTGGCGTAACAATGTCTCATTTGCAACGTGCTCAACTGACAACATGATTTATGTTTGTAAAGTTGGAGATAATCATCCTGTAAAAACTTTTGCGGGACATCAG GGTGAAGTTAATGCAATCAAATGGGATCCTACTGGTTCACTTCTGGCTTCATGTTCGGATGATTCCACTGCAAAG GTATGGAGCTTGAAGCAGGATACCTGTGTGCATGACTTAAAGGAGCATACAAAG GAGATATATACCATCAGATGGAGCCCCACAGGTCCAGGAACAATCAACCCGAACCAGAAATTAGTTCTCGCTAG TGCATCATTCGACTCTACAATAAAGTTATGGGATGTGGAGACAGGGAACCTTCTTCACAGTCTAGTTGCCCATGG GGATCCTGTATATTCTGTTGCGTTTAGCCCAAACGGTGAGTATTTGGCAAGTGGATCACTGGACAAGTGCTTGCACATTTGGTCTGTAAAAGAAGCGAAGGTAGTGAAAACTTATACGGGAAGTGGTGGCATCTTTGAAGTTTGCTGGAACAAAGAAGGTGACAAAATCGGTGCATGTTTCTCGAATAATGTAGTTTGTATCTTGGATTTCCGTATGTAA